The genome window AAAACTGCTATTGCTGTCAAGATAAATCTTGACTTTTAAGAAAATTATTTTATGATATTTCCATGCGACCAATTAAAATTTTAAGGAGGCCCAATATGGATAAAAAGGTTGTTGGCTTATTGTTAGTAATATTCAGCCTGGCAGTAGCCGATAAATATCTGCCCGGAGAAATTGTGGTGCAATTCCACGAAAACTACCGAAGTCAAATTAGCGTCTCAGTCGAGAATGGCTTTGTTAAAACAAACATTCCTTCAGTTGATGAACTTATCAGAAAATGGCAGATAACCAAGTTTTATAGGTTAATCTCGCCCCCGGACCCAACACGGGCTGATCCGGAAGTTCTAAATCACTACGAACGCGCCAAAGATTTTGGATTAGATTTACTATATTTATTTTATTTCCCCAAAGAAACTGACGTGTGGACAGTTATTAAAGAATTCGAAAAAGTTCCGGCCATAACATTTGCCGGACCGAATTACCTATTACCAGTAGATATCGTGCCGAACGACCCCCTTTTCAGTGCGCAATGGCACCTAGCTCGAACCCAGTGCCCGTTAGCCTGGGATGCCACAACCGGTAACCCGGAAGTTTCAGTAATGGCGATTGACCAAGGGGTTGATTATAACCATGATGATCTACGAAATTCCTTTAAAATAAATATTCGAGAAGATATTAATAATAACGGTTATTTCGACCCCTGGCCGGCTAGCCAAGGTGGCGACTTGAATGGAATTGACGACGATGGCAACGGTTATGCCGACGATGTAATCGGCTACGACTTTGTCGGTAATGATCCGAACCCTATCCCAGAGGGTGGGGACGACCATGGCACCCTCTGCTCTGGAGTCGAAGTCGCCACAACCAACAATAATATCGGAGTGGCAAGCTTCGGTTGGAACTGTAAACAGGTTGTGGCTCGCGCCGGTTCAGGTGGTAGTATATATATGGCTCAAGCAATTTCCTCAAAATACTATGCGGTAATTCGTGGCGTTAACGTAATTAGTATGTCGTATGGTGGTTCAAGCTATTATGGTCCAGCTGACCAAGCTGTTCAGTACTGTTGGCAAAGTGGTATCGTATTAACCGCATCAGCGGGAAATAACTATTCCTATGGGGCGCCTCGTTATCCGGCCTGTTATAATAATGTTATCGCCTGTGCAGCCTCAGATCAAAATGATATGAGATCAGTGTGGGGCGGTGGCTATGAGTCTAATTATGCTCCCTGGGTTGATGTGACCGCCCCAGGAACTGCAGTATTAACCACTGGAAACAATAATAGCTATCAGGCACCAGATGGTACATCATTTTCTGCACCGTGCGTTGCCGGATTAGCCCTTCTTCTAAAGTCAATGTATCCGACAATGACTAATGCCCAGTGCACATTACGAATTTTCCAGTCCTGTGACTCGATGCCTGACCCGCAATATCTTGCTGGTAATTTAGGTCGGGGCCGAATTAATGCCACAAAGGCAATTTATCAGCCAATTCGCAGTAATCTAAAAACTATCAGCTATCGTTTAAATGATGGAAATAATAATTATCCTCAAGCTGCAGAGACGGTAGCAATAATTACTACTTTATTAAACGAACGGGGATACCAAAATGCCAACAATGTTACGAGCACAATTACTACAGATGATCCAGGAATAAACATTATTAAAAATACCGCAACTTATCCGCCGATCCCGGCCGGGCAAACCGCTAGCTGTTCCGGTGATTCATTTTTATTTGTAGTCGCGGCGAATTTTATCCCCCATCGCGTAAGATTTATTCTGACCCATTCTGCAACACCGCCGACATTACGAACTTCGGATACCATATTTATAAATGTCGGAACCCCAAGAATTTTACTAGTTGATGACGATGACGGACAAAACTATGAGCGATGGTATAAAGAAGCGATAGATTCATTAAGGACGTTTTATTCCATCTGGACAGTAGCCACTAGTGGTTCACCACCTCTTGAAACATTACTTAATTATCCGGTGGTTGTCTGGTTTACCGGTCTTGACAGCTTAAACACTTTAACTCCAACTGACCAGAATAATCTGACAAGTTATCTAAACCAAGGGAAAAATTTATTTATCTGTGGCCAGAATATCGGACAAAACATTGGAACAACCCCGTTCTATACTAATTACCTCCATGCCGAATATGTAACAACTCATACCGGACAATTATTTGCGGTCGGGGTAGCCGGTGATCCGATTGGCGGTACAAACGGCGACACGATAGTTTTAGGTGGTGCTGGCGGTGCTGCCAATGCTAGTTCTTGTGACGGTATCAGACCAGTTGGCGGGGCCTATGGTTCGTTTCGTTATCGCGGATATGCC of candidate division WOR-3 bacterium contains these proteins:
- a CDS encoding S8 family serine peptidase yields the protein MDKKVVGLLLVIFSLAVADKYLPGEIVVQFHENYRSQISVSVENGFVKTNIPSVDELIRKWQITKFYRLISPPDPTRADPEVLNHYERAKDFGLDLLYLFYFPKETDVWTVIKEFEKVPAITFAGPNYLLPVDIVPNDPLFSAQWHLARTQCPLAWDATTGNPEVSVMAIDQGVDYNHDDLRNSFKINIREDINNNGYFDPWPASQGGDLNGIDDDGNGYADDVIGYDFVGNDPNPIPEGGDDHGTLCSGVEVATTNNNIGVASFGWNCKQVVARAGSGGSIYMAQAISSKYYAVIRGVNVISMSYGGSSYYGPADQAVQYCWQSGIVLTASAGNNYSYGAPRYPACYNNVIACAASDQNDMRSVWGGGYESNYAPWVDVTAPGTAVLTTGNNNSYQAPDGTSFSAPCVAGLALLLKSMYPTMTNAQCTLRIFQSCDSMPDPQYLAGNLGRGRINATKAIYQPIRSNLKTISYRLNDGNNNYPQAAETVAIITTLLNERGYQNANNVTSTITTDDPGINIIKNTATYPPIPAGQTASCSGDSFLFVVAANFIPHRVRFILTHSATPPTLRTSDTIFINVGTPRILLVDDDDGQNYERWYKEAIDSLRTFYSIWTVATSGSPPLETLLNYPVVVWFTGLDSLNTLTPTDQNNLTSYLNQGKNLFICGQNIGQNIGTTPFYTNYLHAEYVTTHTGQLFAVGVAGDPIGGTNGDTIVLGGAGGAANASSCDGIRPVGGAYGSFRYRGYADTTVYGAIRYSGAYKVVYFGMPFEAINHSPTRYVQKWEIMRRILTFFNEPLPQYISEDKHLAKTATTGPIRFTIYPNPFSDKLYFRFENSLRTERVIIRIYDINGSLVQTLDINTNANAVWDGTNYHGTKLQNGIYFCEVSTSRQTLIRKAIILK